DNA sequence from the Treponema sp. OMZ 838 genome:
CCGAACATATTTTGAACCTGTGGCCTGCACCGCTGACGCTTATCGTGCCGTTAAAAGGGCAGGGCACACAGGCATTTCGCTGTCCCGCGGATGATTGGCTGCGCGGTGTCGTTGCTGCAGCGGGAGATGCAGTGTATTCGACGAGTGTTAACCGTTCGGGAACCCCGCCCCTCACCGATATAGAGGCGATTTGCCGCGAATTTGAGGATTCCGTTTCGTTAATTGTCGATGACGGTAATCTTGAGGGGCTTCCTTCTACTCTCGTGGATTTGACTTCCGGCACTCCCCGCGTGCTCCGCCAAGGTTCTGTTGTTATCGATTAAGCAAAGAGAAGATGGGCTATCCGTGCGGATGAGCTTTGTGGTACAGCTCTTGGAGCTGGGCTGCCGTGATGTGGGTGTAGCGTTGGGTGGTTGCGATATTGCTGTGTCCCAGCAGTTCCTGCACAACCCGTATGT
Encoded proteins:
- a CDS encoding L-threonylcarbamoyladenylate synthase, with product MRIQKKASNSADAAAAELRRGNIVVIPTDTIYGFSGLIGKTAEAIARIKGRAEDKPFIALIAEPEDIYRYTDLKIPEHILNLWPAPLTLIVPLKGQGTQAFRCPADDWLRGVVAAAGDAVYSTSVNRSGTPPLTDIEAICREFEDSVSLIVDDGNLEGLPSTLVDLTSGTPRVLRQGSVVID